Proteins found in one Saccharopolyspora phatthalungensis genomic segment:
- a CDS encoding AzlD domain-containing protein, with protein MRASETVQYLSTRMPVGAMVILLVYCLRDLPLTGPHALAPVAALAATVGLHLWRWNALLSIFGGTTVHVLLASTLLPQ; from the coding sequence CTGCGCGCGAGCGAGACCGTCCAGTACCTCAGCACCCGCATGCCCGTCGGCGCGATGGTGATCCTGCTCGTCTACTGCCTGCGCGATCTACCGCTGACCGGCCCGCACGCACTCGCCCCGGTGGCGGCCCTGGCCGCCACCGTCGGCCTGCACCTGTGGCGCTGGAACGCGTTGCTGAGCATTTTCGGCGGCACGACCGTCCATGTGCTCCTAGCCAGCACGCTATTGCCGCAGTGA
- a CDS encoding WXG100-like domain-containing protein, whose amino-acid sequence MSVLVPEEVRRLFQVLTGEDMTDADEDALFAVAERLESGAETVETLGPVVGDVVERVRGGFSGKAADRFTERLAAFSPVLESGSAGLRELAGFVRNLALQVQYLKFVTVGGLLLLVAEIAWAVAMAGPTGGASMAWLAARFAVMRFLLSRWWGQLFMRLAMAQVVGIGLQVVMDAGAQGLQFALGTRKKWDGQLTTMAVGVGSFSGLLAAPLSALGNVVGNAITKVLVRGLGDKIDAEVLAAAAKHAAEEHAEQYPVSSMARFADVVSKNIEDYTGMSVRAMWVARFGHGLGESLEEGLTEMFGEAGYGALSGQGAQWNPFSFTAGVSEAVGSGIGNIAGLALRGQLTPEGRARDTAAEEKESASTDTDSETSEDLKADPGSENNEKPGFSETLDEKPGSPNGLPGVHAGISVAPPGAVATPGGGSRDGSWLEGDAAASGAVLGPDRLGTPPPPYSTPPGHDVVRNDSPGYEYVVESGNSTAETPPPYSPASGADHAAPDSSGVDSRGGLLENPGPVPGSDSVNQGGSPVSDGDVTAGDSGAGSPPSADHTATSLDIPEGGRSGSSVPDGVVTAGTSHVGAPPADGPVAGSDHAATGSSVANSTGARPGHPASLAGQDSPKSGGGAVAGGGVTAGGSRADSPRDDHTDAEPSSLDSPSAPLEGVRGVEPAAHVPGSLVDKPLTSAADAPDVSDTVASATTSPPAEVGSGTDAGAASPGQESALGGATAPGMSAGAASVAGNADAARVDDGPQPSVSPDSSVLQDSSAVVSPGGAVPGAGPAGSPSGAVRVSVPVEVASGGGVVEFVRGRVGDMGAGPVVLVSGEGSGSGVVPRGQALEVARGLGRDVVALVPGRGRSGPRWMWFAPDGSRPRLVGGPGPIEAPTQASQGHEALDGLASSSTAVPGGAARVVGQTDEGGVEAVSGADAASAAIDAAVSEPDMRGNAGKQPVWTGVAGWTEADLRREVERARSVGGPRAVAVRIVQGTHDVVALARGDAGVSLDDVVALVAASIDAVGRADAVRFSRDLADRLGMRGTGLALHAGAEPDPLADLPGLGESTDSGQGGGMEPEPFDIPMTWGFDPGDAELADNLGTWSLNPVDFEQFLGSGWGMAEPGAADSAVPSRVGSTVGADEVEGPLDSHPAPESVQGPGPESALGDDEIAGPDAETMLASGVDTDRDVGGTAPDGKRSGRKRGRSNDSIEAGAERRLTGPGARRERLANADRLREAAREEARRARDAGEPYNGARLGKKFGMGERWGRERLAEIKAGSDAGRPSERDVSGQGEHEVSERASEDLEQLREAGRAEARRARDAGEPYSAKTLGAKFGKAKGWGLARLTEIKGEDGASRQALDERAREAVRAEARRARDAGEPYSSKTLGEKFGKHATWGALRLAEISGAEDASQQSSGEQEREAARAEARRAEDAGEPYTAAGLAEKFGRGSKWGASRLAEIGDEGDARRLASEKPKQEREAARAEARCARDAGAPYTATALAEKFRKSDWWAAARLREIRDELGASRQDLEEQEREAGRVEARRARDAGAPYTATALGEKFGKSEWWGSARLGEIRGEGGVSRRDVDEQERAEARRALEEGRPYGRKELAEKFGKGERWASARLTEIKDAGGTSKRDVEEREREAARAEARRALAEGRPYTKKALGEKFGKGETWGFARLREVEEAGGRSRRDVAEREREEARAEARRARDAGMPYSGTALGAKFGKAKGWGSARLKEISDEDRLVESTLEDLEQVPETGQAEAGPARATGGSYPATGSANARQLGLEWGTELLADIGDIGAPPSGGGAPVAGDPSAQPTVAVGPQPGFESMDVAEWPATGPWVDVAAIPQSAGSGAAGGTATEPAFDSSAYGESSRHDIANIAPSETAPHPDVPADERSRLVSALTMSVKALRGMLTGAPEGYMPGLREGIELWSAMLGQGEFDAIALADLRKQANDAEAFVAQVVSGVLAQWTTADLRREVERARSAEWPRDVALRIVQGTHDVVNLARGDADVSLDDVVALVAARVGEYGHDVAVRFSQQLATRLNTRGTGLAVHAGAGEDPWADAPIFSEVTDSEQIKDMTAPADISMTESADIPMTWGFDPDAAELWDMWSANPETAPQASGFGWDTANTADPAVASGGEPAMSADSVERAQLVHELTSSVDELRALLLGAPESYMPKLRERVELWSDMLRRQGFADSRLADLRKRVNDARALVERVRREVDHHPVPGAFPGAGSAPGGDQRPDPSSGPSVFGAKRGVGQTDSIGASRGRKRGRADDSGDEGALRRPVGPGDFAGEADEPDNATGWGELGTSEQWSQAWSAEASADREVAVSALPEPEPEPEPEPEPEPAPETGTETERERESARAEARRARDAQQPHTGETLGNMFGMSSAWGHNRLGEINEGGVTQSRREQDYQQEWQEAWEEARRARAAGRPYTGNELGKRLGRSKDWAAMRLREIESEGGSAWPELGVPEWEQLLWGLELTGQAEAEPNPQVDVPLLEWPASSGPVGAMAVEPNPQVDVPLLEWPASSGPVGAMAVEPNPQVDVPLLEWPASSGPVGAMAVEPNPQVDVPLLEWPASSGPVGAMAVEPNPQVDVPLLEWPASSGPVGAMAVEPNPQVDVPLLEWPASSGPVGAMPAEPNPQVDVPLLEWPASSGPVGAMAVEPNPQVDVPLLEWPASSGPVDAMPAEPTFDPMGIEGWSWGAPDLVGAGWTEGEPAQETDWAEQMKVGFELMGSVDSLRSLLVDVSAPYAPELLARVEYWSDIAQQQFLEGVDVAALRNEAQAAAAAVVRVRQARHDAAVRELDALTSAARAALLSVMSRQGREVVVGLLAEAGEVLKGGPAAEYQLVMAHQLLRAPNDRAAAEALRQRLHEYLADTANVSGGPEAGGGFLSHSGSEAQPGNELPAVESPSDAGSPDDAMERERRELLVRLYQLAQSGDADQSSGRDRPAALDTIAEEPEEEAGPTTTDESGSRRRQSWPSGPMNESYFPEQWW is encoded by the coding sequence ATGTCGGTGCTGGTGCCGGAGGAGGTGAGGCGGCTTTTTCAGGTGTTGACCGGCGAAGACATGACGGATGCGGACGAGGACGCGTTGTTCGCGGTGGCGGAGCGGTTGGAGTCGGGTGCGGAGACGGTGGAGACGTTGGGTCCGGTGGTGGGGGATGTAGTCGAGCGGGTACGGGGAGGATTCTCGGGCAAAGCGGCGGACCGGTTCACCGAGCGGTTGGCGGCGTTTTCTCCGGTGTTGGAGTCCGGAAGTGCGGGGTTGCGGGAGCTGGCGGGGTTTGTGCGGAATCTGGCGTTGCAGGTGCAGTATCTGAAGTTCGTGACGGTGGGGGGTTTGCTCCTGCTGGTGGCGGAGATCGCGTGGGCGGTGGCGATGGCCGGGCCCACGGGCGGGGCGAGTATGGCGTGGCTGGCCGCGCGGTTCGCGGTGATGCGGTTTCTGCTGTCGCGGTGGTGGGGGCAGCTGTTCATGCGGCTGGCGATGGCCCAGGTGGTGGGGATCGGGTTGCAGGTGGTGATGGATGCGGGGGCGCAGGGGTTGCAGTTCGCACTGGGGACGCGGAAGAAATGGGATGGCCAGCTGACGACGATGGCGGTGGGGGTCGGTTCGTTCAGCGGGTTGCTGGCGGCGCCGCTCTCGGCGCTGGGCAATGTGGTGGGTAATGCGATCACCAAGGTGTTGGTGCGCGGCTTGGGTGACAAGATCGATGCTGAGGTGTTGGCAGCGGCGGCCAAGCACGCTGCGGAGGAGCACGCCGAGCAGTATCCGGTCTCGTCGATGGCGCGCTTTGCCGATGTGGTGTCGAAGAATATTGAGGATTACACCGGGATGTCGGTGCGGGCGATGTGGGTGGCCCGTTTCGGTCACGGGCTAGGCGAATCGCTGGAAGAGGGCCTGACCGAGATGTTCGGCGAGGCCGGGTATGGGGCGCTGAGTGGTCAGGGGGCGCAATGGAATCCGTTCTCCTTCACCGCCGGGGTGTCGGAGGCGGTGGGCTCGGGCATCGGGAACATCGCGGGCCTGGCGTTGCGGGGCCAGTTGACTCCGGAGGGTCGAGCCCGGGACACCGCCGCCGAGGAGAAGGAGTCCGCCAGCACGGACACGGATTCGGAAACGTCCGAGGACTTGAAGGCGGATCCCGGGTCGGAGAACAACGAGAAGCCCGGCTTCTCGGAGACTCTCGACGAAAAACCCGGCTCCCCGAACGGTCTGCCCGGTGTGCACGCTGGGATATCCGTTGCCCCGCCTGGTGCGGTGGCCACGCCTGGTGGTGGTTCGAGGGATGGGTCGTGGCTTGAGGGCGATGCAGCGGCCTCGGGCGCAGTGTTGGGTCCGGACAGGCTGGGTACGCCGCCGCCACCGTATAGTACGCCTCCGGGGCACGACGTCGTCCGCAACGACTCGCCGGGTTACGAGTACGTGGTCGAGTCGGGGAATTCCACGGCAGAGACACCGCCGCCGTACAGCCCGGCTAGTGGTGCCGACCACGCTGCTCCGGACTCGTCTGGTGTGGACAGTCGTGGTGGTTTGCTGGAAAATCCGGGGCCTGTGCCGGGGTCGGATTCGGTCAACCAGGGTGGTTCGCCGGTCTCCGATGGTGATGTGACGGCAGGGGATTCCGGCGCCGGTTCGCCGCCAAGCGCTGATCACACCGCAACGAGCTTGGACATTCCCGAGGGCGGCCGGAGCGGTTCGTCGGTTCCCGACGGTGTAGTGACGGCGGGGACCTCCCATGTCGGCGCACCGCCGGCGGATGGCCCGGTTGCTGGCAGTGACCACGCCGCCACTGGCTCGTCTGTCGCGAACAGTACGGGTGCGCGGCCGGGGCATCCGGCTTCTCTTGCGGGGCAGGATTCGCCAAAGTCGGGTGGCGGAGCGGTCGCTGGCGGCGGGGTGACGGCCGGGGGTTCCCGGGCCGATTCGCCGCGCGACGACCACACTGACGCCGAACCGTCTAGTCTGGACAGTCCGAGCGCTCCGCTGGAAGGTGTGCGGGGGGTTGAGCCCGCGGCACACGTGCCAGGCTCGCTCGTGGACAAGCCGTTGACGAGTGCCGCTGATGCGCCCGATGTTTCGGACACCGTCGCGTCGGCGACAACGTCTCCGCCGGCTGAGGTGGGCTCGGGTACAGACGCCGGGGCCGCATCGCCTGGACAGGAGTCCGCATTGGGTGGTGCGACCGCTCCTGGGATGTCTGCGGGGGCGGCTTCCGTTGCGGGGAACGCTGACGCGGCTCGGGTGGATGACGGTCCGCAGCCGTCGGTATCGCCGGACTCGTCGGTGTTGCAGGATTCATCGGCGGTGGTGTCGCCGGGTGGTGCGGTGCCGGGTGCGGGGCCGGCGGGGTCGCCTTCGGGTGCGGTGCGGGTGTCGGTGCCGGTAGAGGTGGCCTCCGGTGGTGGGGTTGTGGAGTTCGTGCGCGGTCGGGTTGGCGACATGGGTGCGGGTCCCGTGGTGTTGGTGTCGGGGGAGGGTTCGGGTTCTGGTGTGGTGCCGCGGGGCCAGGCATTGGAGGTGGCGCGGGGGCTGGGGCGTGATGTTGTTGCGTTGGTGCCGGGCCGTGGTCGCAGTGGTCCGCGGTGGATGTGGTTTGCGCCTGATGGCTCCCGTCCGCGCCTGGTGGGCGGTCCGGGCCCGATTGAGGCGCCGACGCAGGCGAGCCAGGGGCACGAGGCGCTGGATGGTTTGGCGAGTTCGTCGACTGCTGTTCCTGGCGGCGCGGCGAGGGTTGTGGGGCAGACCGATGAAGGCGGTGTTGAGGCGGTGTCGGGCGCCGACGCCGCCTCAGCGGCTATTGACGCGGCCGTGTCTGAGCCGGATATGCGGGGCAATGCCGGAAAGCAACCGGTTTGGACCGGGGTTGCGGGGTGGACCGAGGCGGATCTGCGTCGTGAGGTCGAGCGGGCTCGATCGGTCGGTGGGCCGCGTGCCGTGGCGGTGCGGATTGTGCAGGGCACGCACGATGTGGTGGCGTTGGCGCGGGGCGATGCCGGCGTGTCGCTGGATGACGTGGTGGCCTTGGTCGCGGCGAGCATTGATGCGGTTGGTCGTGCCGATGCGGTCCGGTTTTCCCGGGACTTGGCGGACAGACTTGGTATGCGGGGAACGGGCCTGGCCCTTCACGCTGGAGCGGAGCCGGACCCATTGGCAGATCTCCCCGGGTTGGGGGAAAGTACGGATAGTGGGCAAGGCGGCGGTATGGAACCCGAGCCGTTCGACATTCCGATGACGTGGGGATTCGATCCCGGCGACGCCGAACTGGCTGATAATCTCGGGACGTGGTCGCTTAATCCGGTGGACTTTGAGCAGTTCTTGGGTTCTGGATGGGGTATGGCGGAGCCGGGTGCTGCCGACTCGGCCGTCCCGTCGCGCGTTGGGTCGACGGTGGGCGCGGACGAGGTTGAGGGGCCGCTGGACTCCCACCCCGCGCCCGAGTCGGTTCAGGGCCCCGGTCCCGAATCCGCGCTGGGTGACGACGAAATCGCCGGACCGGATGCGGAGACGATGTTGGCGTCTGGTGTGGACACTGACCGTGACGTCGGCGGTACGGCTCCGGACGGTAAGAGGAGCGGCCGAAAGCGGGGTCGTTCCAACGATTCGATCGAGGCAGGAGCCGAACGTAGGCTAACGGGGCCCGGTGCTAGACGCGAAAGGCTTGCCAATGCCGACCGGTTGCGAGAGGCGGCGCGGGAGGAGGCGCGTCGTGCTCGTGACGCGGGCGAGCCCTATAACGGCGCGCGTTTGGGCAAGAAGTTCGGGATGGGCGAACGGTGGGGCCGAGAGAGGCTTGCGGAAATCAAGGCTGGGAGTGATGCGGGCCGGCCGAGTGAGCGTGACGTGAGCGGGCAGGGGGAGCATGAGGTGAGCGAGCGGGCATCGGAGGACCTGGAGCAGCTGCGGGAGGCGGGGCGGGCGGAGGCGCGTCGCGCACGGGATGCGGGCGAGCCCTACAGCGCCAAGACATTGGGGGCGAAGTTCGGCAAGGCCAAAGGGTGGGGCTTGGCGCGGCTTACGGAGATCAAGGGTGAGGATGGTGCGAGCCGACAGGCATTGGACGAGCGGGCAAGGGAGGCGGTGCGGGCGGAGGCGCGACGTGCACGGGATGCGGGCGAGCCCTACAGCAGTAAGACGTTGGGGGAGAAATTCGGAAAGCACGCTACGTGGGGTGCGTTGCGGCTTGCGGAGATCAGCGGTGCGGAGGACGCGAGCCAGCAGTCATCGGGCGAGCAGGAAAGGGAAGCAGCGCGGGCGGAGGCGCGTCGTGCAGAGGATGCCGGTGAGCCCTACACCGCGGCAGGATTGGCGGAAAAGTTCGGTAGAGGCTCGAAATGGGGTGCGTCGCGGCTTGCGGAGATCGGTGACGAGGGAGATGCGCGTCGGCTGGCATCGGAGAAACCGAAGCAGGAACGGGAGGCGGCGCGGGCGGAGGCGCGATGTGCTCGTGATGCCGGTGCTCCCTACACCGCCACGGCGCTGGCGGAGAAGTTCAGGAAGAGCGACTGGTGGGCTGCGGCGCGGCTTAGGGAGATCAGGGATGAGCTTGGCGCGAGCCGGCAGGATTTGGAGGAGCAGGAACGGGAGGCGGGACGGGTCGAGGCGCGCCGTGCTCGTGATGCCGGTGCTCCCTACACTGCCACGGCGTTGGGGGAGAAGTTCGGGAAGAGCGAGTGGTGGGGTTCGGCGCGGCTTGGGGAGATCAGGGGTGAGGGCGGTGTGAGTCGGCGGGATGTGGACGAGCAGGAGCGGGCGGAGGCGCGTCGCGCTCTTGAGGAGGGTCGGCCCTACGGCAGGAAGGAGCTGGCGGAGAAGTTCGGGAAGGGCGAAAGGTGGGCTTCGGCGCGGCTTACCGAGATCAAGGACGCGGGAGGTACGAGTAAGCGGGATGTGGAGGAGCGGGAAAGGGAGGCGGCGCGGGCGGAGGCGCGGCGCGCTCTTGCGGAGGGTCGACCCTACACCAAAAAGGCGTTGGGGGAGAAGTTCGGAAAGGGTGAAACGTGGGGTTTTGCGCGGCTTCGTGAGGTCGAAGAAGCGGGCGGGCGGAGTCGGCGGGATGTGGCGGAGCGGGAAAGGGAGGAGGCGCGGGCGGAGGCGCGTCGCGCTCGGGATGCGGGCATGCCCTACAGCGGCACGGCGTTGGGGGCGAAGTTCGGCAAGGCCAAGGGGTGGGGATCGGCGCGGCTTAAGGAGATCAGCGATGAGGACCGTCTGGTCGAGTCCACATTGGAGGATCTGGAGCAGGTGCCGGAGACTGGGCAAGCGGAGGCGGGTCCTGCTCGTGCCACCGGTGGATCCTACCCCGCCACAGGGTCGGCGAACGCGCGCCAATTGGGGCTGGAATGGGGCACGGAACTTCTCGCGGATATCGGGGACATTGGGGCGCCACCTTCTGGGGGTGGTGCGCCGGTGGCGGGCGACCCGTCGGCGCAACCCACTGTTGCCGTGGGGCCGCAGCCGGGTTTTGAGTCAATGGATGTGGCGGAGTGGCCGGCGACGGGTCCGTGGGTGGATGTTGCGGCGATCCCGCAGTCCGCCGGAAGCGGTGCGGCTGGTGGTACGGCCACCGAGCCTGCGTTTGATTCGTCGGCGTATGGGGAATCGTCGCGGCACGACATCGCGAACATCGCACCGTCGGAGACGGCACCGCACCCGGACGTGCCTGCGGATGAGCGGTCGCGGTTGGTTTCCGCGTTGACGATGTCGGTGAAAGCCTTGCGGGGAATGCTGACTGGCGCGCCGGAGGGTTATATGCCGGGGTTGCGGGAGGGGATTGAGCTGTGGTCGGCAATGTTGGGGCAGGGCGAGTTTGATGCCATTGCGCTCGCGGATTTGCGGAAGCAGGCGAACGATGCTGAGGCGTTTGTTGCGCAGGTAGTGAGCGGGGTGCTGGCGCAGTGGACGACGGCGGATCTGCGCCGGGAGGTCGAGCGGGCTCGTTCGGCGGAGTGGCCGCGTGATGTGGCGCTGCGGATCGTGCAGGGCACACATGATGTGGTGAACCTGGCACGTGGCGATGCGGATGTGTCGCTCGACGACGTGGTGGCTCTGGTCGCGGCGCGGGTCGGTGAGTATGGCCACGATGTTGCGGTGCGGTTTTCCCAGCAATTGGCCACCAGACTTAATACGCGGGGGACAGGGCTGGCCGTCCACGCCGGAGCGGGAGAGGATCCCTGGGCGGATGCCCCGATATTTTCGGAAGTTACGGACAGCGAGCAGATCAAGGACATGACCGCGCCAGCCGATATTTCCATGACGGAGTCGGCGGATATTCCCATGACGTGGGGGTTCGATCCGGACGCTGCCGAGCTGTGGGATATGTGGTCGGCTAATCCGGAGACCGCTCCGCAGGCGTCGGGATTTGGATGGGATACGGCGAATACCGCTGATCCGGCCGTGGCGTCCGGGGGCGAGCCGGCGATGAGCGCGGATTCGGTCGAGAGGGCGCAGCTGGTCCACGAGCTGACGTCGTCGGTGGACGAATTGCGGGCGCTCTTGCTGGGTGCGCCGGAGAGCTACATGCCCAAGTTGCGGGAGCGGGTCGAGCTGTGGTCGGACATGTTGAGGCGGCAGGGGTTTGCTGATTCGCGGCTGGCGGATTTGCGGAAGCGGGTGAACGACGCTCGGGCGTTGGTCGAGCGGGTGCGGCGCGAGGTGGACCATCATCCCGTTCCGGGGGCGTTTCCGGGTGCTGGCTCCGCGCCGGGCGGCGACCAGCGTCCGGACCCAAGTTCGGGGCCGTCGGTGTTCGGTGCGAAACGTGGGGTTGGCCAAACGGATTCGATCGGTGCGAGCCGTGGCCGCAAACGGGGGCGTGCCGATGATTCGGGAGATGAAGGTGCCCTACGAAGGCCCGTGGGGCCCGGTGATTTTGCTGGTGAGGCGGATGAACCCGACAACGCCACGGGATGGGGAGAGCTCGGGACGAGCGAACAGTGGAGTCAGGCGTGGTCTGCGGAAGCCAGTGCTGACCGTGAGGTGGCCGTGTCGGCCTTGCCAGAGCCAGAGCCAGAGCCAGAGCCAGAGCCAGAGCCAGAGCCAGCGCCAGAGACGGGAACGGAGACGGAGCGGGAGCGGGAGTCGGCGCGCGCGGAGGCGCGTCGTGCTCGGGACGCGCAGCAGCCCCACACCGGTGAAACGTTGGGGAACATGTTCGGGATGAGCTCGGCGTGGGGTCATAACCGGCTTGGGGAGATCAATGAGGGTGGCGTGACCCAGTCGCGGCGGGAGCAAGACTACCAGCAGGAATGGCAGGAAGCGTGGGAGGAGGCCCGTCGTGCTCGTGCGGCGGGCAGGCCCTACACCGGCAACGAATTGGGGAAGAGGTTGGGAAGGAGCAAGGATTGGGCGGCGATGCGACTTCGGGAGATCGAGAGCGAGGGTGGTTCGGCCTGGCCGGAGTTGGGTGTGCCGGAGTGGGAGCAGCTGCTGTGGGGGCTGGAGTTGACTGGCCAGGCCGAAGCCGAGCCGAATCCGCAAGTGGATGTGCCGTTGTTGGAGTGGCCTGCCAGTAGTGGTCCGGTGGGCGCGATGGCCGTCGAGCCGAATCCGCAAGTGGATGTGCCGTTGTTGGAGTGGCCTGCCAGTAGTGGTCCGGTGGGCGCGATGGCCGTCGAGCCGAATCCGCAAGTGGATGTGCCGTTGTTGGAGTGGCCTGCCAGTAGTGGTCCGGTGGGCGCGATGGCCGTCGAGCCGAATCCGCAAGTGGATGTGCCGTTGTTGGAGTGGCCTGCCAGTAGTGGTCCGGTGGGCGCGATGGCCGTCGAGCCGAATCCGCAAGTGGATGTGCCGTTGTTGGAGTGGCCTGCCAGTAGTGGTCCGGTGGGCGCGATGGCCGTCGAGCCGAATCCGCAAGTGGATGTGCCGTTGTTGGAGTGGCCTGCCAGTAGCGGTCCGGTGGGCGCCATGCCCGCCGAGCCGAATCCGCAAGTGGATGTGCCGTTGTTGGAGTGGCCTGCGAGTAGTGGTCCGGTGGGCGCGATGGCCGTCGAGCCGAATCCGCAAGTGGATGTGCCGTTGTTGGAGTGGCCTGCGAGTAGTGGTCCGGTTGACGCCATGCCCGCCGAGCCGACGTTCGATCCGATGGGGATTGAGGGGTGGTCGTGGGGTGCTCCCGACCTGGTGGGTGCGGGGTGGACGGAGGGTGAGCCGGCGCAGGAAACTGATTGGGCTGAGCAGATGAAGGTGGGATTTGAGCTGATGGGGTCGGTGGATTCGCTGCGGTCGCTGTTGGTTGATGTCTCAGCGCCCTATGCGCCTGAATTGCTAGCGCGGGTGGAGTACTGGTCGGACATCGCGCAGCAGCAGTTCTTAGAGGGCGTGGATGTAGCGGCGTTGCGGAACGAGGCGCAGGCTGCTGCCGCAGCTGTCGTGCGGGTGCGGCAGGCCCGGCATGATGCAGCGGTGCGAGAGCTGGATGCGTTGACGAGTGCGGCTCGTGCGGCGTTGCTCAGCGTGATGTCTCGGCAGGGGCGTGAGGTTGTCGTGGGGTTGCTCGCTGAGGCCGGTGAGGTGCTCAAGGGTGGGCCGGCGGCGGAGTACCAGCTTGTCATGGCGCATCAGCTGCTGCGGGCTCCAAACGATCGGGCGGCTGCCGAGGCGTTGCGGCAGCGACTGCACGAGTACCTGGCCGACACTGCGAACGTGAGTGGGGGTCCGGAGGCCGGTGGTGGGTTCCTTTCCCACTCGGGTAGTGAAGCGCAGCCGGGTAATGAGTTGCCGGCGGTGGAATCGCCGAGCGACGCCGGCAGCCCGGACGACGCGATGGAGCGGGAACGGCGCGAGCTGTTGGTAAGGCTCTATCAGTTGGCTCAGTCGGGCGACGCTGATCAGTCAAGCGGCCGGGACCGCCCGGCCGCGCTGGACACGATTGCGGAGGAGCCAGAGGAGGAGGCCGGGCCCACGACCACCGACGAGAGCGGATCGCGGCGTCGTCAGTCTTGGCCTAGCGGCCCGATGAACGAGAGCTACTTCCCCGAACAGTGGTGGTGA